A genomic segment from Centroberyx gerrardi isolate f3 chromosome 22, fCenGer3.hap1.cur.20231027, whole genome shotgun sequence encodes:
- the palmdb gene encoding palmdelphin, translated as MEEADLLKERLQAITDKRRVQEDIAKKRRQIEEEKLKLQYIKKKALREQWLMDGLSQQSEEEQEAMRLQAQDEQQQSDQLQSNIHRIEKEIEDLETQELNISTNEEIILKRLKEVERTAEDIIKELNAEFEADVPFTIKPTPRKNPPKQEPGGDEQKKATFAMEISVEHDMRTGESQVVSTATVTPETVRDRGVKVYDDGRKSVYAVRPDGRKMHNGVVGEMTPMDVEELLRQATDKKVPSEVQYHQPVYSAPYTATSRPSTPRTPSKTPRQTPTPSPSPFQTKMLSRNGAQNLGEESQLSQELESWKTPSKTPSPGPFLQDTMPRDRAQRWGEETQQPLSHIPGQANTGKHLIPQPQSPHFGAKTPRSLTNGFMDTSSPSPAALVSITARSEGMPTPIQPVYRSVDSQSPLLASHKSGVGHDPVAPIESSVDSNRQSPFYPESEASLNLVNTLPEDLESEPITMIFMGYQNAEEDEEEEDIQAELVVIGNSDDDDEGKNGKNDNGGDEFLSYHPEGYKSKVFQPIVGVAKVAGCRDVIGEAYTNCDDLLPHKPTFIHKPGKRSPCLQGQGMDEPTSAGSINLEKMKLCSTGR; from the exons ATGGAGGAGGCTGACCTGCTGAAGGAGAGACTCCAGGCCATCACG GACAAAAGAAGAGTCCAGGAGGATATCGCCAAGAAAAGGAGACAGATCGAGGAGGAGAAATTAAAACTCCAATACATAAAG AAGAAGGCCCTGAGGGAGCAGTGGCTGATGGACGGTCTGAGCCAGCAGtcggaggaggagcaggaggccatGAGGCTCCAGGCTCAGGACGAACAGCAGCAGAGCGACCAGCTGCAGAGCAACATCCACAG AATAGAGAAGGAGATTGAGGACTTGGAAACACAGGAGCTGAACATCTCCACCAACGAGGAAATCATTCTGAAGCGGctgaaggaggtggagaggacagctgaGGACATTATCAAG GAGCTAAACGCTGAGTTCGAGGCAG ACGTCCCATTTACCATCAAGCCGACACCCCGAAAAAACCCTCCAAAACAAGAGCCGGGTGGTGACGAACAAAAGAAGG CTACGTTTGCCATGGAGATCAGTGTGGAGCATGACATGCGAACCGGCGAGAGTCAAGTGGTCTCGACAGCGACCGTCACCCCAGAAACAGTCCGGGACAGAGGGGTGAAGGTGTATGACGATGGCCGGAAGTCAGTGTATGCGGTACGCCCAGACGGACGCAAAATGCACAACGGAGTGGTCGGTGAGATGACTCCCATGGATGTGGAAGAGCTGCTACGTCAGGCTACGGATAAGAAGGTGCCCAGTGAGGTGCAGTACCACCAACCGGTATACTCTGCACCCTACACCGCGACCAGTAGGCCTTCAACACCCAGGACACCCAGTAAGACACCAAGGCAGACGCCGACTCCCAGCCCCAGCCCCTTCCAGACCAAGATGTTATCAAGAAATGGAGCTCAGAACCTTGGAGAGGAAAGCCAGCTCAGTCAAGAGCTTGAAAGTTGGAAAACCCCAAGCAAAACGCCTAGCCCTGGCCCCTTCCTACAAGACACCATGCCAAGAGACAGAGCCCAAAGATGGGGAGAAGAAACCCAGCAACCCCTGTCCCACATTCCAGGCCAGGCCAACACTGGCAAGCACCTAATTCCACAGCCTCAATCACCTCACTTTGGTGCCAAAACTCCAAGAAGCCTCACCAACGGATTTATGGATACAAGCAGTCCCAGCCCAGCAGCTCTGGTCTCAATCACAGCCAGGTCTGAAGGAATGCCGACCCCCATACAACCAGTCTACAGGAGTGTAGACAGTCAGAGTCCTTTACTAGCAAGCCATAAGTCTGGAGTTGGTCATGATCCTGTTGCACCAATAGAGAGCTCAGTTGATTCTAACAGACAGTCACCCTTCTACCCAGAGAGTGAGGCATCTCTGAACCTCGTCAACACCCTTCCAGAGGATCTAGAATCGGAGCCCATCACCATGATCTTCATGGGCTACCAGAACgctgaggaagatgaggaggaggaagacatcCAGGCCGAGCTGGTAGTCATCGGCAACAGCGATGACGACGACGAAGgcaaaaatggtaaaaatgacAACGGCGGGGATGAGTTCCTCTCGTACCACCCGGAGGGATACAAGAGCAAAGTCTTCCAACCCATAGTCGGCGTAGCTAAGGTCGCTGGCTGCAGAGATGTTATTGGAGAGGCCTACACAAACTGTGACGATTTACTGCCTCACAAGCCGACGTTCATCCACAAGCCCGGCAAACGCAGCCCCTGCCTGCAAGGACAGGGGATGGACGAGCCCACAAGTGCAGGTAGCATCAACCTGGAAAAGATGAAGCTCTGTTCGACAGGAAGATAA